One Streptobacillus felis genomic window carries:
- a CDS encoding translocation/assembly module TamB domain-containing protein, which translates to MNKGLKRSLSVILPLSLIVVGAKEYVNTNAFESHLKILLNKVFKIKVDYSDLKLHGLSRIEIKDLRLKTQDDKEVIAVDLAKAKINLFTPSRISDVELYGGNVILERDEKGINLEKILPITKKTDYRRLSLINKVNFNDVTLRYIDNSFDKKIEKEFKDVDGYLYNSLQTSLDLEAIGKSDLDEELKIKIKLETEQKKNGFDLFSNREYSEEKNERIKFNFDFKNVNITNDLFQYVPINDMVSANNGKLNGKLEIVENMDRKLEFFGNLDIKDSDIWYKEYKDIIKKANANVKFNKYDIDLNGNAKVDGSDLDLGIKFNVDNNKLNLKTKIKNAYIETLKKYSLIEKMNLGNKSDKIDVDIDLGLSIKDKEVDFDKFDGSVNTKYLNSFGVDFNDLNLGFKLKEKNILNISGNNIGVTNKISEDLVVKGNANADFDLNLKNISGKGIFEFDNKSNFINLKKITGNVEVKENKDVLVDFKENKVNGNLKYVNENQNVILNLIPKSPINVIYKNNNLDIIPSIKDLTYSIKNNDILSGILDINAKSNDRKYFNTLNGKVNIGKGLYKVNASANTDEGNININGQTCKNLVHKYNVNAKNFDLIKFAKKIGVKNLDEVEGTRQDLSADIVAKNLKDSILISADVKKPINILYKDNEFGIKPKLRDVLYNYKDGNVKSGNIDLGVSGDGKFFDMANANIIINNGKYDINSVVNIKDGKLIVSGNTTKDLINSYNITGEKIDIFEIGKQLGYLNKDIEEKMPLNFNTKINGNLDNLRGNIDITSAYGGYIAEYENLKLKGTINNLKEFDMDFDLSMDELWIKYQRFLDVKSKVKIRKEDIFVDEFGNDKLKVEGKYNLKTENVELKSSLNAYNIYSTFGPDIDVLVNNMRLNVNGNINDLNGNISVDESPVLLNKKQISDFVMNGNIVNNKINLEKMKVRDYNISGEFDIKEKNYDVNVELKENNIEELVDINDLKLNVNSKLNIKGNFENTDIKGNLDIENLSYKEYKIPKIFLDINHKNANLFNLTKTGNLDINSFEIKDSKNNEVFKFKDSFDLSNLDIDYRVDKKEIDLEKITILNPKTYKGKLILDMILRHNKDETLASLNVKSDSLLLNNLKVTDVNLDVQGNENGINISEAYLEYENNPFLLDGYVSYPFNDYHFNLLANDFNLKFLEISDKIKESSGIANLNLYLKKNLVEGKINIDNFSLKTTDDIANLNKVNADIDLKNKTISINELRGNANGGNFSMLGKLDLPEIADDFLKSKNIKMGPIEVNTKIDNVNLKYAGNNLKVTSDIKIENNKIFGNVVLNNGNIVNISPFLNSNNKSKKSITNVNDYFTELKNQIIKNIINQHVLDVSLETEKDININIPSVVGLVKDIKGSAFGNARVAFDRSNLSIYSDLNVNKGEFVLNGHKFKIEEAVVKFVGNLDPSIEFKAFTNVNGDIIQVKITGTLNNRTIELSSEQGKDTNEILGIIAFDEEGGLLDIEKIKTSNIVGKALSSALNNLLFSTFTNKISSTLGINDFKIKANFDSKNSLEIKDIIDNTSTTFYINDQFFNVNNLYWNAELTVPFDLRTDSVKNKLKYNLWLNYLLKKGISTTVGIKTPIDISNSKTGNATFYTGLQYDNRYGSFVEIIDDLSSLFKKKKVLENKEKIENNVDEDTNK; encoded by the coding sequence ATGAACAAGGGATTAAAAAGAAGTTTATCAGTGATATTACCACTTTCTTTAATAGTAGTTGGAGCTAAAGAATATGTTAATACTAATGCTTTTGAATCTCATTTAAAAATTTTATTAAATAAAGTTTTTAAAATAAAGGTAGATTATTCAGACTTAAAATTACATGGTTTATCTAGAATAGAGATTAAAGATTTAAGACTTAAAACTCAAGATGATAAGGAAGTAATAGCTGTAGATTTAGCTAAGGCTAAAATTAACCTATTTACACCATCTAGAATATCTGATGTTGAACTTTATGGTGGTAATGTAATTTTAGAAAGAGATGAAAAAGGAATAAATTTAGAAAAAATACTTCCTATTACTAAAAAAACAGATTATAGAAGATTATCTTTAATTAATAAGGTTAATTTCAATGATGTTACTTTAAGATATATAGACAATTCTTTTGATAAGAAAATAGAAAAGGAATTTAAGGATGTAGATGGTTATCTATATAACAGTTTACAAACTAGTTTAGATTTAGAGGCTATAGGTAAGTCTGATTTAGATGAAGAATTAAAGATAAAGATTAAGTTAGAAACAGAACAAAAGAAAAATGGATTTGATCTTTTCTCTAATAGAGAATATAGTGAGGAAAAAAATGAAAGAATAAAATTTAACTTTGATTTTAAAAATGTAAATATAACTAATGATCTATTTCAATATGTACCTATTAATGACATGGTTTCCGCAAATAACGGGAAATTAAATGGTAAACTAGAAATAGTTGAAAACATGGATAGAAAACTTGAGTTTTTTGGGAATTTGGATATTAAAGATTCAGATATATGGTATAAAGAATACAAGGATATAATAAAAAAAGCAAATGCTAATGTTAAATTTAATAAATATGATATAGATTTAAATGGTAATGCTAAAGTTGATGGTTCTGATTTAGATTTAGGTATAAAATTTAATGTTGATAATAATAAATTAAATCTTAAAACTAAGATAAAAAATGCATATATTGAGACTTTAAAAAAATATTCATTAATAGAAAAAATGAATTTAGGTAATAAATCAGATAAAATTGATGTTGACATAGATTTAGGACTTTCAATTAAAGATAAAGAAGTTGATTTTGATAAGTTTGATGGTAGTGTAAATACTAAGTATTTAAATTCTTTTGGAGTAGATTTTAATGATTTAAATTTAGGATTTAAATTAAAAGAAAAAAATATATTAAATATTAGTGGTAACAATATAGGAGTTACAAATAAAATATCAGAGGATTTAGTAGTTAAAGGAAATGCAAATGCAGACTTTGATTTAAATCTTAAAAATATTAGTGGTAAAGGAATATTTGAATTTGATAATAAATCTAATTTTATTAATCTTAAAAAAATTACTGGTAATGTTGAAGTAAAAGAAAACAAAGATGTATTGGTTGATTTTAAAGAAAATAAAGTAAATGGTAATTTAAAATACGTAAATGAAAACCAAAATGTCATATTAAATCTTATTCCTAAATCACCAATTAATGTAATATATAAAAATAATAATTTAGATATTATACCTAGTATTAAAGATTTAACTTATTCTATAAAGAATAATGATATTTTAAGTGGTATCTTAGATATTAATGCAAAATCTAACGATAGAAAATACTTTAATACATTAAATGGTAAAGTAAATATAGGTAAGGGCCTATATAAAGTAAATGCTTCAGCAAATACAGATGAAGGAAATATTAATATAAATGGACAAACATGTAAGAATTTAGTTCATAAATATAATGTTAATGCTAAGAATTTTGACTTAATAAAATTTGCAAAAAAAATAGGTGTTAAAAACTTAGATGAAGTAGAAGGTACAAGACAGGATTTAAGTGCTGATATAGTTGCTAAAAATCTTAAAGATAGTATATTGATTTCAGCTGATGTAAAAAAACCTATAAATATTTTGTATAAGGACAATGAATTTGGTATTAAGCCTAAATTAAGAGATGTACTATATAACTACAAAGATGGAAATGTTAAATCAGGGAATATTGATTTAGGTGTTAGTGGGGATGGAAAATTCTTTGACATGGCTAATGCAAATATCATTATTAATAATGGAAAATACGATATAAATAGTGTTGTTAATATAAAAGATGGGAAATTAATAGTTAGTGGTAATACTACTAAGGATTTAATTAATTCATATAATATAACTGGTGAGAAGATAGATATATTTGAAATAGGAAAACAACTAGGTTATTTAAATAAAGATATAGAAGAAAAAATGCCACTTAATTTTAATACTAAAATTAATGGTAATTTAGATAATCTAAGAGGGAATATAGATATAACTAGTGCATATGGTGGATATATTGCAGAATATGAAAATTTAAAATTAAAAGGTACTATTAATAATCTTAAAGAATTTGATATGGATTTTGACTTATCTATGGATGAATTATGGATTAAATATCAAAGATTCTTAGATGTAAAATCTAAAGTTAAAATTAGAAAAGAAGATATTTTTGTTGATGAGTTTGGTAATGATAAATTAAAGGTAGAGGGTAAATATAATTTAAAAACTGAAAATGTTGAATTAAAATCTAGTTTAAATGCGTATAATATTTACTCTACCTTCGGTCCAGATATAGATGTATTAGTTAATAATATGAGATTAAATGTTAATGGTAATATAAATGATTTAAATGGAAATATTTCAGTAGATGAATCACCCGTATTACTTAATAAAAAACAAATATCAGATTTTGTCATGAATGGAAATATAGTAAATAACAAGATAAATTTAGAAAAAATGAAAGTTAGAGACTATAACATTAGTGGTGAATTTGATATTAAAGAAAAAAATTACGATGTAAATGTAGAATTAAAAGAAAATAATATAGAAGAATTAGTTGATATAAATGATCTTAAATTAAATGTAAATTCTAAATTAAATATCAAGGGTAATTTTGAAAATACTGATATAAAAGGTAATTTAGATATAGAAAATTTAAGCTATAAAGAATATAAAATACCTAAGATATTCTTAGATATTAATCATAAAAATGCTAATTTATTTAATTTAACTAAAACTGGTAATTTAGACATTAATAGCTTTGAAATAAAAGATAGTAAAAATAATGAAGTATTTAAATTTAAAGACAGTTTTGATTTATCTAATTTAGATATAGATTATAGAGTTGATAAAAAAGAAATAGATTTAGAAAAGATAACTATATTAAATCCTAAAACATATAAAGGTAAATTAATATTAGATATGATATTAAGACATAATAAAGATGAGACATTAGCATCATTAAATGTTAAGAGTGATTCATTATTACTAAATAATCTTAAAGTAACTGATGTCAATTTAGATGTTCAGGGTAATGAAAATGGTATAAATATTTCTGAAGCATATTTAGAATATGAAAATAACCCTTTCTTATTAGATGGTTATGTATCTTATCCATTTAATGACTATCATTTCAATCTATTAGCTAATGATTTTAACTTAAAATTCTTAGAAATTAGTGATAAAATTAAGGAGTCAAGTGGTATAGCTAATTTAAACCTATATCTTAAGAAAAACTTAGTCGAAGGAAAGATTAATATAGATAATTTCTCACTAAAGACTACAGATGATATAGCTAATTTAAATAAAGTTAATGCAGATATAGACCTAAAGAATAAAACTATTAGTATTAATGAATTAAGAGGTAATGCAAATGGAGGTAACTTCAGTATGTTAGGTAAACTAGACTTACCAGAAATAGCTGATGACTTCTTAAAATCAAAAAATATTAAGATGGGTCCTATAGAAGTAAATACTAAAATAGATAATGTAAATCTAAAATATGCAGGTAATAATTTGAAAGTTACTAGTGATATTAAGATAGAAAATAATAAAATATTTGGTAATGTGGTTTTAAATAATGGTAATATTGTAAATATTTCTCCATTTTTAAATTCAAATAATAAATCAAAAAAATCAATTACTAACGTAAATGACTATTTTACTGAATTAAAAAATCAAATAATTAAAAATATTATTAATCAACATGTATTAGACGTTTCACTAGAAACTGAAAAAGATATTAATATTAATATACCTTCAGTTGTAGGTTTAGTAAAAGATATTAAGGGAAGTGCTTTTGGTAATGCAAGGGTAGCTTTTGATAGATCTAACTTATCTATTTATTCAGATTTAAATGTAAATAAAGGAGAATTTGTATTAAATGGACATAAATTTAAGATAGAAGAGGCTGTAGTAAAATTCGTAGGTAATTTAGATCCAAGTATAGAATTTAAAGCATTTACTAATGTTAATGGAGATATAATACAAGTTAAAATAACAGGAACACTTAATAATAGAACTATAGAACTTAGTTCAGAACAAGGTAAAGATACTAATGAAATTTTAGGTATTATAGCATTTGATGAAGAGGGAGGATTATTAGATATTGAAAAAATAAAAACATCTAATATAGTAGGAAAAGCCTTATCATCTGCATTAAATAATCTTCTGTTTTCAACATTTACTAATAAAATTAGTTCAACTTTAGGTATAAATGACTTTAAAATTAAAGCCAATTTTGATTCAAAGAATAGTTTGGAAATTAAAGATATTATTGATAATACTTCAACTACTTTCTATATCAATGATCAGTTCTTCAATGTAAATAACCTATATTGGAATGCTGAGCTTACAGTTCCATTTGATTTAAGAACTGACAGTGTAAAGAATAAGTTGAAATATAATTTATGGTTAAATTATTTACTTAAAAAAGGTATATCAACTACTGTAGGTATTAAGACACCTATAGATATATCAAATAGTAAGACAGGAAATGCAACATTCTATACAGGTCTTCAGTATGATAATAGATATGGAAGTTTTGTAGAAATTATTGATGATTTATCTTCTTTATTTAAAAAGAAAAAGGTTTTAGAAAATAAAGAAAAAATAGAAAATAATGTTGACGAAGATACTAATAAGTAG
- a CDS encoding outer membrane protein assembly factor: MKNKILIALLSLGTAIFAAPKINNIEISNLKNLPEEMVRELLPIKEGTEYTNKQLSDIYLALVRTGFIQNVNVYPTEDGENVNLKIVVDEVPNADKIIQNMKEIEELKKKTEFKIGDIVVKGTNQNIQPLIDKTGLKRGEYFTPYDAKLLENLILSSGYFGATEIRVFRTADEKVIDVEVNVLENPVIKSINIKGSSILTEEQLKEISGLKVGDVLNGRLLTLEESPIIRVYSENGFLWVGFKDVTVTKDGDVTIELLEGKVKDVVYEKKGNVKENERISEKDYALKTQKHIFERNTYVKKGEILNQKELEVTLRELFRTGLFASLSHEIIKDSENLEDLTIKIIVTERPTTGISANISYSTEDSLSGSLKLEDTNFLGSEQTFSLVGEAGVKGNYNFSFNFKDPWIKGTDRLLAGGSIYFKKTSVKPRDLEGYKKGNEQEVIDKNLVQPTDKQFVFGINGQIGKGLTKDLYLTVSPRLLNVYSKNKGTDVNSRVYQDYTLLALGSDLIYDSRDDRNTPKKGLYADLFLEGGYIVRDKSLILQKQNDGTYAFAKDDNNNYITQKPRAYFTTSLDLRGYHPVYKDKNSMAYRLLASYSHANTPSGQLTTVGDGITLRGLQTPIVGNQYAVTFTAENRTYINDYLQAVLFYDGGIAQKAVNANGKLKFMNNIGLGARVNTPIGVVRLDYAWDLERKPGTNKSKGKFNFGFGQTF, translated from the coding sequence ATGAAAAATAAGATATTAATTGCTTTATTATCTCTTGGAACAGCTATATTTGCAGCTCCAAAAATTAATAATATTGAAATTAGCAATTTAAAAAATTTACCAGAAGAAATGGTAAGAGAACTATTACCGATAAAAGAAGGAACAGAATATACAAATAAACAATTAAGTGATATTTACTTAGCTTTAGTTAGAACAGGATTTATACAAAATGTTAATGTTTATCCTACAGAAGATGGAGAAAATGTTAATTTAAAAATAGTAGTAGATGAAGTTCCTAATGCAGATAAAATAATTCAAAATATGAAGGAAATAGAAGAATTAAAGAAAAAAACTGAATTTAAAATTGGAGATATAGTAGTTAAAGGTACTAATCAAAATATACAACCTTTAATTGATAAAACAGGTTTAAAAAGAGGAGAATATTTTACTCCTTATGATGCTAAATTATTAGAAAATTTAATACTTTCATCAGGATATTTTGGTGCAACAGAAATAAGAGTATTTAGAACTGCTGACGAAAAAGTAATAGATGTAGAAGTTAATGTATTAGAAAACCCTGTTATTAAATCAATTAATATTAAGGGTTCAAGTATTTTAACTGAAGAACAATTAAAAGAAATTTCTGGATTAAAAGTAGGAGATGTATTAAATGGTAGATTACTTACTTTAGAGGAATCTCCAATAATAAGAGTATATTCTGAAAATGGATTCTTATGGGTAGGATTTAAAGATGTAACAGTAACTAAAGATGGAGATGTTACTATAGAATTACTAGAAGGTAAAGTTAAAGATGTAGTATATGAAAAAAAAGGTAATGTTAAAGAAAATGAGAGAATAAGTGAAAAAGATTATGCTCTTAAAACTCAAAAACATATATTTGAAAGAAATACTTATGTTAAAAAAGGAGAAATACTAAATCAAAAAGAATTAGAAGTAACATTAAGAGAATTATTTAGAACAGGACTATTTGCTTCTCTTTCTCATGAAATTATTAAAGATTCAGAAAATCTAGAAGATTTAACAATAAAGATTATAGTTACTGAAAGACCTACAACAGGGATAAGTGCTAATATATCTTATTCAACTGAAGATAGTTTATCAGGTTCATTAAAATTAGAAGATACTAACTTCTTAGGTAGTGAACAAACATTCTCATTAGTTGGAGAAGCTGGTGTTAAAGGAAATTATAACTTCTCATTTAACTTTAAAGATCCTTGGATTAAAGGAACTGATAGATTACTTGCAGGAGGATCAATATACTTTAAGAAAACTTCTGTTAAACCAAGAGATTTAGAAGGATATAAAAAAGGTAATGAACAAGAAGTTATAGATAAAAACTTAGTTCAACCAACAGATAAACAATTTGTATTTGGTATTAATGGTCAAATAGGTAAAGGATTAACAAAAGATCTTTACTTAACTGTTTCACCTAGATTATTAAATGTTTATTCTAAAAATAAAGGTACTGATGTAAATTCAAGAGTATATCAAGATTATACTTTACTTGCATTAGGAAGTGATTTAATATATGATAGTAGAGATGATAGAAATACACCTAAAAAAGGACTATATGCAGATTTATTCCTTGAAGGTGGATATATAGTTAGAGATAAATCATTAATATTACAAAAACAAAATGATGGAACTTATGCATTTGCTAAAGATGATAATAATAACTATATTACTCAAAAACCAAGAGCATACTTCACAACATCTCTTGATTTAAGAGGATATCATCCAGTGTATAAAGATAAAAACTCTATGGCCTATAGATTACTTGCAAGTTATTCACATGCAAATACACCTTCAGGTCAATTAACTACTGTAGGAGATGGAATTACTCTTAGAGGATTACAAACACCTATAGTTGGAAATCAATATGCTGTTACATTTACTGCAGAAAATAGAACATATATCAATGATTACCTACAAGCTGTACTTTTCTATGATGGAGGTATAGCACAAAAAGCTGTAAATGCAAATGGTAAACTTAAATTTATGAACAATATAGGTTTAGGGGCAAGGGTTAACACTCCTATAGGAGTTGTAAGACTTGATTATGCTTGGGATTTAGAAAGAAAACCAGGAACAAATAAATCTAAAGGTAAATTTAATTTTGGATTTGGACAAACATTCTAG
- a CDS encoding Hsp33 family molecular chaperone HslO encodes MILRGISKSVKFMIIDSTELVNKVIENTNLDVLYSKDVSKLTTMGAILAQSIKLDNTKMSLSLKSEGALRNFVAKSTKNSNIAVKVDIDQEKHIKLLDAINTNNIEEVKKLYDLTGAQLQVMIDYGLKQPYSSIFIVEDNLLELSLNKYYEMSEQTKTILICSTKYDDNLKVEKASGLLIQLLPNGDENVLSWLAHKLERLLSITDMLKNDFSLERIAHLIFENDEEIFKNEHLYKGLPYDKLPMIEDIEILEKSNVTYECDCNKKYMERALDVALTKEEKEEIIKEDGFIEIECNFCGKKYKIK; translated from the coding sequence ATGATTTTAAGAGGAATAAGTAAAAGTGTAAAATTTATGATAATAGATAGTACAGAACTTGTAAATAAAGTAATAGAAAATACAAATTTAGATGTACTTTATTCTAAGGATGTTTCTAAACTAACTACTATGGGTGCAATACTTGCACAAAGTATTAAATTAGATAATACTAAAATGTCTCTTTCATTAAAAAGTGAAGGAGCACTTAGAAATTTTGTTGCAAAATCAACAAAAAATTCAAATATCGCTGTAAAGGTTGATATAGATCAAGAAAAACATATTAAACTTTTAGATGCAATTAATACAAATAATATAGAAGAAGTAAAAAAACTTTATGATTTAACTGGAGCACAGTTACAGGTAATGATAGATTATGGTTTAAAACAACCATATTCATCAATATTTATAGTTGAAGATAATTTGTTAGAATTATCATTAAATAAATATTATGAAATGTCTGAACAAACTAAAACTATATTAATATGCTCAACTAAATATGATGATAATTTAAAAGTTGAAAAAGCATCGGGACTATTAATACAGCTATTACCTAATGGTGATGAAAATGTACTGTCGTGGTTAGCACATAAATTAGAAAGATTATTAAGTATTACAGATATGTTAAAAAATGACTTTAGTTTAGAGAGAATAGCCCATTTAATATTTGAAAATGATGAAGAAATTTTTAAAAATGAGCATCTATATAAAGGACTACCATATGATAAATTACCTATGATAGAGGATATAGAAATATTAGAAAAAAGCAATGTAACATATGAATGTGATTGTAATAAAAAATATATGGAAAGAGCTTTAGATGTTGCATTAACTAAAGAAGAAAAAGAAGAAATAATAAAAGAAGATGGATTTATAGAAATTGAATGTAATTTTTGTGGTAAAAAATATAAAATAAAATAA
- a CDS encoding STAS domain-containing protein: MDGYLFTEINNEYIFKICGKATMKNSKVLSDFVDEKINEAKGILFEMSETTYMDSTFLGLVAKYAIDIKMSKGKSLVILNPSDEAFNFLKQTGINKFVEVITKDDIKVTEEISGEDFSNNLEKSKYILEMHEILMGLNEENEKVFKPVVDAMKKVIE; encoded by the coding sequence ATGGACGGATATCTATTTACAGAAATTAATAATGAATATATATTTAAGATTTGTGGTAAGGCAACTATGAAAAATTCAAAAGTTTTATCAGATTTTGTTGATGAAAAAATAAATGAAGCAAAAGGAATCTTATTTGAAATGTCGGAAACTACATATATGGATTCTACTTTTCTTGGACTTGTAGCTAAGTATGCTATAGATATAAAAATGTCTAAAGGTAAGAGTTTAGTTATACTTAATCCTAGTGATGAAGCGTTTAATTTCTTAAAACAAACGGGTATTAATAAATTTGTTGAGGTAATAACTAAAGATGATATAAAGGTTACTGAAGAAATATCAGGTGAAGACTTTTCAAATAATTTAGAAAAATCAAAATATATATTAGAGATGCATGAAATACTAATGGGATTAAATGAAGAAAATGAGAAAGTATTTAAACCAGTTGTTGATGCCATGAAAAAGGTGATAGAGTAA